A single region of the Serinus canaria isolate serCan28SL12 chromosome 1, serCan2020, whole genome shotgun sequence genome encodes:
- the C1H2orf49 gene encoding ashwin, which produces MAAQGRAGAGGGGGEEECGSGRSESEVLLLHPELLSKEFLRLTLEQKNILGENDVKMDKDGLTDLYIQHAIPLPQRDLPKSRWGRMMEKKRQQNDLKSEKKSVTTVEGLRKRPLIVFDGNSTSTSIKVKKTENGAADRLKPPPVGSTTNTVRRLSAPSNASTYLSASSLSEDAKLGIRNNEAQQNNVSKTDSSVLTGLKVYPLSPIAGATVVKLKRSVPKEESDLPNDLKPSEAKKKIQHVTWP; this is translated from the exons ATGGCGGCTCAGGGAAGAGCCGGGGCTGGCGGCGGCGGTGGAGAGGAGGAGTGCGGGTCTGGACGTTCGGAGTCGGAGGTGCTGTTACTGCATCCGGAGCTGCTCTCGAAGGAATTCCTGCGGCTCACCCTGGAGCAG aaaaatatattaggTGAAAATGATGTAAAGATGGACAAAGATGGGCTCACTGATCTCTATATTCAGCATGCCATTCCCCTGCCTCAGCGTGACTTGCCAAAAAGTAGATGGGGCAGaatgatggaaaagaaaagacagcaaaatgaCTTGAAAAGTGAGAAGAAAAG tgtTACGACAGTGGAAGGTTTAAGGAAACGGCCATTGATTGTATTCGATGGCAATTCGACAAGTACCAGCATAAAGGTGAAAAAGACGGAGAATGGAGCTGCCGATCGCCTGAAGCCTCCTCCAGTTGGAAGCACCACCAACACAGTCAGGAGATTATCAGCTCCTTCCAATGCCTCAACATACCTTTCAGCCTCCAGTTTGTCAGAGGACGCTAAGCTGGGAATAAGGAATAATGAGGCTCAGCAGAACAATGTTTCAAAGACTGACAGCAGTGTGTTGACTGGTCTGAAGGTTTACCCTTTGTCTCCAATAGCAGGAGCTACTGTTGTGAAGTTAAAGAGGTCTGTTCCAAAAGAGGAATCTGATTTGCCG AATGACCTAAAGCCTTcagaagcaaagaagaaaatccagCATGTTACATGGCCATGA